CGAGAACGACGGCGACCTTCAAGCCATCGCCGAGCGGCACCTCATCACCATCGGCGAGGCTCTCGCCCGCGTGGCACGAAAGGACCCGGCCCTCTTCGCGCAGCTCCCCGAGGGTCGCGAAGTCGTCGACTTCCGCAACGTGCTGGTGCACGGCTACGACATCATCGACCAAGAGGTCGTCTGGTCGGCCCTCACGCAGGACCTGCAGCGGCTGGCCGCCGCGGCGCGCGCGCTCCTTCAGCCCCTCTGACGAAAGGGGACAGGCTTCAGCCTGTCCCCGCCGCGACCCGCGCCATCGCGCGCAGTTCACCCCCGCCCTGAACAACCGGGCTCCATCGTAGTCCCACCGCCAGTTACCGGTCGATTCCGAGGCAGAAGTACCGCGCAATCAAGCACGTGATCCCCGAGTTGTCGCAATCCCACCGTCAGTAGCTGGTCGATTCCGAGGCCACCCCTGCAGGTCATTGATTCCATGACCCTTTGCGGCCCCGTTTCGAGTTACCCCCTGAAATCGAGGGGTCCGTTCCTGCCAATTCCTGCCATCCGTGGCGTGCCTCCTTCCCACAACCCGTTGATTCCAAGCCGGTTCCGTCGTTCCCATTGACCCCCCGTCAGAATGGCACGAGAGCTTGGCACGCTTGTTGTCCAGATCCCCCCTCCCACGCGCGCCGCATCGCGCTCGCGGCGCCGAGACGGTCGCTCGGGAGTCCCTTCCTTCTTCAGTTTTCAAGAGCCTCGCCGCGCGGGTGTTCCGCCTGCTCGAGCCCGC
This genomic window from Holophagales bacterium contains:
- a CDS encoding DUF86 domain-containing protein, which translates into the protein MLPESRSALEKVVELAALLDDRIAGRSLPDYENDGDLQAIAERHLITIGEALARVARKDPALFAQLPEGREVVDFRNVLVHGYDIIDQEVVWSALTQDLQRLAAAARALLQPL